The Fontisubflavum oceani genomic interval CGCAAAGACATCCGCAACGCCGTGGAAGCAGCGCAAGGGGCGGCAGGCTGGTCGAAGACCACTGGCCATCTGCGCGCGCAAATCCTTTATTATATTGGCGAGAATCTCTCGGCCCGGGCCGATGAGTTCGCAAGCCGCATCCGCGATCTGACAGGTGTCACCACGAAACTGGCCGAGGCGGAAGTCGAAACCGCGATTGACCGGCTCTTCACCTATGCCGCTTGGGCCGACAAATTCGACGGCACGGCGAAATCGGTCCCGATCCGCGGCGTGGCACTGGCAATGACCGAGCCGGTCGGGGTGATCGGAGCGCTGGCGTCAGATGATGCGCCGCTGCTTGGTGCGATCTCGCTCATCGCGCCCGCCATCGCGATGGGCAACCGGATCGTTCTGGTGCCCAGCTATGCCGCGCCACTCGCCGCAACCGATCTTTACCAGGTCTTGGACACTTCCGATGTTCCCGCCGGTGTCGTGAACATTGTCACGGGCGACCCGGCTGAACTGACCAAACCCTTGGCCGGCCACCTGAATCTCGACGCCATTTGGGCCTTCACCGCCCAAGCCGGCGCGCATGTGGTCGAAGCCGCCTCAGCCTCGAACCTGAAACGGACCTGGGTGCATGATGGCCAAGGCATTGATTGGATGAGCAAAGCGGGCGAAGGCAAACGTTTCCTTCAGGCCGCGACTGAGGTCAAAACCATCTGGGTGCCCTATGGCGAATAGGACCGGCTAACGCCGCCGTCCTGCCATCCAATCGCGGAGTTTCGCCCACCGGACGGCGGTGCGATCGACAATCGGGTCGATCACGCGGTCTTCGAACCGTTCCCATATCCGCCAAGCAAAGAAGATCAATCCGGCTAGGATCAACAGGATCACGATGTTGAGCCAAGGGAAAAGCGTCACATCCGGCCCCGCGACGGGGCGCATCCCGACCGCATTGGGATAAGAGGTCGGAAAATGCATGCGCCAACCATAATGGGTGACCGCGACCCATTGCGGCTCGGCCTCGGCAGAAACCAGGCTTGTCGCCTCGGCCTGCAGATCCGCCGTGTCGAGCTTGAAGTAAGGCGGCCAGCCAAACCCGGTATCCTCGTTGCGATACACAATCACATCGCCATTGACCCGCACCGCATTGATGAAACGGATATCCCGGCTGCCGGAAGCGGTCGCCCCGTCTTCGGTATTGGAGAAAAACCACCGGTTGAGCGAGGTGAAATCCTCGCGAACCACCTCGGTCCCGGTAATCCGCACGATGTCACGTTGCGGCAGCGTGTAGTGGAAGAACGCCCCGACGATCAGAAGCAGAACAAGCAGAAAGACAATTCTCGGCCAGCGCATGGGCGGGGCCCTTTCCTAGTTCGTGACGTAGACAAACACGCTGAGCGCCGTGATCGGCAGGACATAGACCAGGAAAAGCAACCAACGGCTTATCCAGCGGAGCTTTGGCCCCTCCTGCTCTCGGACCCAATCACCGCGATCGCCGGGACGACCTTCCATGACCCAGTCTTCCTCCAAGCGCGCGCGGATACCGGCGCGCCAGTAAAGGAACACGCAGACATAGACCAAGGTCAGCACAACAAGAAGGATGATCGCCATCCGGCCAATATTTAGCATGGGAGCTCCCTGGGTTCGCGATGTGTCATAAACCCTTATATGGGGCGCGAAAAGAGCTTTGGCAGGGCTTGAAGCCGCGCCCGCCCGGGCGCAATCTGCGGATATGACCGAAACCTCACGCCTTTATGCCGAAATAACCGCCCGCCGAGAAGACTTGATCACGTTGACACAAGACCTGATCCGCATCCCGACCCTGAACCCGCCAGGGCGCAACTATCGCGAGATTTGCGACTATCTGGCGGCGCGGCTAAGCGACAAGGGTTTTACGGTCGAGATGGTCCGCGCCTTTGGTGCGCCCGCCGACAGCGAGACCTATCCACGTTGGAACCTCGTCGCCAGACGAGAGGGCGGTGCCCCCGGCGACTGCGTCCATTTCAATTCGCATCATGATGTGGTCGAGGTTGGCCACGGTTGGACAACCGAACCCTTCGGTGGCGAGGTCAAAGACGGGCGCATTTACGGCCGAGGGGCCTGTGACATGAAGGGCGGGCTTGCCGCCTCGATCATTGCCGCCGAGGCTTTCCTCGCGGTCCATCCAAATTTCAAAGGCGCGATCGAGATCAGCGCCACTGCAGATGAAGAATCAGGCGGCTATGGCGGTGTCGCCTATCTGGCCGAGCAGGGGTATTTCGACCCTTCGCGGGTGCAGCATGTGATTATCCCGGAACCGCTCAACAAAGACCGGATCTGCCTCGGCCATCGCGGGGTATGGTGGGCAGAGATCGAGACACAAGGTCGGATTGCCCATGGCTCGATGCCGTTTCTGGGCGATTGTGCCGTGCGCCATATGGGTGCCGTTCTCGCGGAAATGGAGCGCTATCTCTTTCCGCTGCTCGCCACGAAACACACCGCGATGCCGGTCGTGCCGGAGGGGGCCAAGCAATCCACACTCAACATCAATGCCATCCATGGCGGCGAGCCGATCCAAGATGCGGATTACACCGGCCTTCCAGCGCCATGTGTGCCAGATCGCTGCAAGATCACCATCGACCGACGCTTCCTCATAGAAGAAGATATTGATGAGGTGAAAGCCGAAATCACCGGCATGTTGGAGAAGATCAAAGCCGAACGACCGAATTTCACTTATGAATTGCGCGACCTGTTCGAAGTGCAGCCCACGATGACCGATGAGGATGCACCCGTGGTGCGGACCGTCCAAGCCGCAATTGAAAAAGTCCTTTCAAAACAGGCGGAATTTGTCGTTTCGCCCGGCACATATGACCAAAAACACATCGATCGGATTGGGCGTTTGAAGAACTGTATCGCCTATGGCCCGGGCATTTTGGACTTAGCCCATCAACCTGACGAGTGGGTAGGCATCGACGACATGATCGACAGCGCCAAAGTCATGGCGCTGACACTGGAAGAGTTGTTGCTTTAGAGGTGCGGGCTAGGCGTATTCTGGAAAGCCCAGCCGCTCAATCGCCTCGCGCGCTGCCGCACGCGCGGCCTCATCTGCGGACAGAAGCTGCGCGTTGAGGTCTTTCATCAAAATACTCAGCGTTCGTGAACTGGCTTGCTCGGCAATAAAACTGGCGACCTGATCGGTCGACAAATTCAGGATGTCTGTAGCACTAGGCAAGGCCATTGAGCAGCTCCGCTATGGTGTGATGACGTGTTCCCCAGACCAAACTCTAATACAAGGTCTCGATTCGAGCGACTCCTAAGTAACGGTTTTGCGACAGCGCGCCGCAGTGCAGCATGACACACCCGATCATCGCTTGCATGGCGACCCCTTCGGCTCCTACGATCATGCCAAAGTCAAAAAGGGAGACCCTCATGTTTCATCGCTTGAAGACAAGCGCCGCGATCCTTGCCGTGACCGCAAGTGGCGCGCTCGCCCAGCAAACCGACATCACAATCGGCATGCAGCTTGAGCCGCCCAATCTGGACCCAACCGGCGGCGCAGCGGCGGCCATTGACGAGGTGGTTTATGCCAATGTCTTCGAAGGGCTAACGCGCTTCGCCTCGGACGGCTCGGTGATGCCCGGTCTTGCCGAAAGTTGGGAGATTTCCGAGGATGGGCTGACCTATACCTTCATGCTTCGTGATGGTGTAATGTTCCATGACGGAACCAGCTTCACCGCCGAGGATGTCGTCTTCTCGCTCGACCGCGCGCGGGCTGAAGACACGACCAATGCCCAAGCCGCGCTGTTTGCCGGTATCGACAGTGTCGCGGCGGTGGATGACACCACGGTGACCATCACGCTCTCGGCGCCGAATGGTGCATTCCTCTTCAATCTCGCCTGGGGTGCGCCGTGATGGTCGCCCCCGAAAGTGCGGAGACCAACGCGACCAATCCGGTCGGCACCGGCCCCTTTGTCTTTGCCGATTGGGTCCAAGGTGATCGAGTCGAGCTGACCCGCAATGCCGAGTATTGGGGCGAGATGCCCGCCCTGGAAGCCGCAACCTTCCGCTTCATCTCCGACCCGAACGCCGCTTTCGCCGCGCTGATGGCCGGCGATGTGGATGCCTTCCCGGTCTTCCCGGCGCCCGAGACGCTCAGCCAGTTTGAGGCCGACTCGCGTTTCAATGTCATCGTTGGCTCGACCGAGGGCGAAACGATCCTGTCGATGAACAACATGTCGCCGCCCTTGGATGATGTGCGCGTGCGTCAAGCGATTGCCCATGCGATCAACCGGCAAGACATCATCGATGGCGCGATGTTCGGCTATGGCACGCCAATTGGCACGCATTTCGCACCGCACAACCCAGATTACGTCGATCTGACCGGCAATTCGGCTTACGACCCGGATGCCGCCCGTGCGCTTCTGGCCGAGGCGGGTGTCAGCGACCTCACTTTGCGTCTGGCCCTTCCGCCCCCGTCTTACGCGCGGCGCGGCGGCGAAATCATCGCGGCGCAGCTTCGCGAGGTCGGGATCGAGACCGAGATCAGCAATCTGGAATGGGCACAATGGCTGGAGCAGGTGTTCCGCGGCAAGGATTTCGACCTGACCATCGTCAGCCATACGGAACCGGCGGATATCAATATCTATGCCCGGCCAGATTATTACTTCCAGTATGACAACCCTGATTTCCAGCAGTTGATGACGGATCTGACCGCCGCGACCGACCCGGCAGAACGTTCGAGCCTGAACCAACAGGCGCAGGAGATGATCGCGGGCGACTATGTCAATGGCTTCCTATTCCAACTGGCCAAAACCGGGGTCGCCAATGCGAATATCCAAGGCCTTTGGGAAAACGCCCCGACCCAGGCGAATGACCTGACCGGTGTCAGTTGGACTCAATAACGGTCGCAACTCTCTGAGGAGACTCCAGGGCGCCCGCCGCGTGTCGATTGTGGTCTGATCGATCTGGCGCGCTCGCCCTGCGCAGGGCGAGCGCTGTGACTCGATTGCAAAGGCGCGGGCGATTCATGATGCGGAACATCGGGGTTAACGTCTCCACTCAACGAAATTGCCCCCGCGGATCGCTCCGCGAGGGCATCGCCGTCATAGAAAGGGCTGCTTAAAAACCAGAGGGGTCACATTGGCGGCAAGGCGAAGAACATGGTCTCGCCCGAATGGTCGTCCACACCGTCATTGTCGGTGGACACCCACATGGTCCCGTCGTCCATCATCGCCAGACCTTCGACCTTATCGAGGACAAAGCCGCCGGTGGAGGTCAGGTAGGGCAGCAGGTCGACCACCAGCTCCGGTTCCACAACCGGCAGGTCGCCGCCCAATTCGCCCGGCACCATCTGCGCCAGTGGGATGCGGGTGATCTGTTTGGTCACGGCTGCGGCTCCGATCTGATTGTCACGCTCAATGACGTAGACATAATCGCCATGGGCCACGATCTCCGAGAGGCCAACCCACCCAGTCGCAGGTTCGGTCAGCGGGTAATGCACGGCACCCCAGGCTTCGGTTTCCAAGTTGTAAGAGACCAGTTTGGTGTGGTTTGCCGGGTCATCATCCCAAGGCCGCTGAACCGCCATCCAGAGCGTGTCGCCAACCATGGTGATACCTTCGAAGCCAAAGCGGCTTTCGACTGCCTGGAAGCTCCGCAGGCAGCGGGACGTAGTCTTCGATCTCTCCATCGGCGCCAACATGATAAAGCGCATGCGGCACCAGACGGTCGGTGCGGCCTTCGGAGGCGATCCAGAAACCGCCCGCGCCATCGAGCGTGATGCCCTCCATGTCGAGCAATTGCGCGGGCTGCCCGGCGCGGGTGACACGGATCGCGTCGACGATCTGGGCCGGGGTTTGCGACGGGTCGATGACAAAGATCGTCGGCTGCATGGCATAGAAGCTGTCATTGACCGCATAGATCATGCCATCTGCGTCCGCCACTTGGCCGGAAATCGCGCCCCAGCCGGTGAGCTCCTCCATGCCAGCAGAGGTTAGATGCGGATAGCTGGCCGCCGCCTCTTGATACTCAAAGAGCATGACATGGGCCCGTGCAGCGCCATCTTCCAAACCGTCCACTTCATTGGCGGAAACCAGGAGGTTACGAGACGGGATAGTCACATAGCCTTCGGGCCCGATGCCCGAGGGCAAAAGCTGCGCAAGGACTGGGTTCGCGGGATCGGTGACATCATAGACACCCACGACGCTTGCCCGCTCCGCCCCAACAAAGACCATCGGCGTGCCGCCGAACTCCGCAAAGGTCACCGATTCCGGTTCAACACCTTTGTTGCCCGACCGGCGCTCAGGATAATGGCCGATCTGGATGATCGCCTCCTCAAACGAGGTGCCGCTTTCGTAAACGACCGTGCCGTCCTGGTGGAAGATCGTCCAGCCGCGGGAACCGCCATCCATATCGCCCTCGTTGGCGGTGGCGAAATGCGTGTCGTCGATCCACGTCACCGCGTCGGGTTCGCGAACACGGCCCGGCTGGCTACCGCTAAAGACGAACGCGCGTTC includes:
- a CDS encoding acetylornithine deacetylase/succinyl-diaminopimelate desuccinylase family protein, whose protein sequence is MTETSRLYAEITARREDLITLTQDLIRIPTLNPPGRNYREICDYLAARLSDKGFTVEMVRAFGAPADSETYPRWNLVARREGGAPGDCVHFNSHHDVVEVGHGWTTEPFGGEVKDGRIYGRGACDMKGGLAASIIAAEAFLAVHPNFKGAIEISATADEESGGYGGVAYLAEQGYFDPSRVQHVIIPEPLNKDRICLGHRGVWWAEIETQGRIAHGSMPFLGDCAVRHMGAVLAEMERYLFPLLATKHTAMPVVPEGAKQSTLNINAIHGGEPIQDADYTGLPAPCVPDRCKITIDRRFLIEEDIDEVKAEITGMLEKIKAERPNFTYELRDLFEVQPTMTDEDAPVVRTVQAAIEKVLSKQAEFVVSPGTYDQKHIDRIGRLKNCIAYGPGILDLAHQPDEWVGIDDMIDSAKVMALTLEELLL
- a CDS encoding DUF1523 family protein: MRWPRIVFLLVLLLIVGAFFHYTLPQRDIVRITGTEVVREDFTSLNRWFFSNTEDGATASGSRDIRFINAVRVNGDVIVYRNEDTGFGWPPYFKLDTADLQAEATSLVSAEAEPQWVAVTHYGWRMHFPTSYPNAVGMRPVAGPDVTLFPWLNIVILLILAGLIFFAWRIWERFEDRVIDPIVDRTAVRWAKLRDWMAGRRR